GATTGCCACTGCTTCACTTCATCCATTACGCCATCAGTGACCGTAGAAATGAGCGTAGGCGATACTTCTGTGCCATACATTTCAGTGAGGTGCTGTTGGATTTCACGCACTGTCATGCCACGGGCATACAGCGAGAGGATCTTGTCATCAAAGCCCGCCCAGCGGGTCTGATGCTTGGAAATGATCAGAGGCTCGAAGCTGCCCTCACGGTCACGGGGGATCTCGATGGGTAACTCACCGAATTCACCTTTCAGGGTCTTACGGCTTTTACCATTTCTGGTATTGCCAGTGGCATTGACTACCGTTTCGTGCTTATCGTGACCAAGATGATCGGCCATTTCTGCTTGCAAGGCACATTCAACCAACGCTTTGGTGAGTTGCTTGAGAAGACCATGCTCACCGATTAAATCTTCTGGCTTTTTGTAATCGGCCAGCAGGCTATCAATTAAGCCGGCTGGCAGGGGTTTGGGTGTGGTCATTTTTGCTCCAAAAATATATAAACAGTTTCCTGCAATATGACCATTTACACAAAATTATTTACACCTCCGTAGAAAATGTACAGGCATGTTTAATCATTGAGCCAGATCGTACTAAACAGATTGACTGGGAAGCTATCTGCTTTACTTTAATATTACTCCTTTTTGTTGCTCATATTTCTTGGAGGTTCTTTAAAGAAAAACTGATTAATTCAACGAATGGGATGAAGCACGAGGCGCACGGAACGCAACAACCTTTAAATTTTGACATGGTAGATGATGGTACGAGTGCCGCACAACGAGGTGATTCGCTCGTGCAGTCAGTCGACCGGAAAGATACCAAGCTAATTCATATTGTCTATATATTACTTCTTGTTCCTACCTTATTGTTTCTTCTGCTTTTCCTAATCTATGAAGATAATTATCCAACTCATACCTACGGGGAACCATTTTTGTTGTTTGAGGGAGTCAGTGTCTGGCCCAATCTGGTAATCAGATTTGCGGGAATTATGATAATGATTCTTCTCTTTATATGTCATTTTCGTCCTGATAGGGAAGGAGAGATCGAGGCCATTGAGAAAAAATATGAGCTATGTAAAACAACTTGCTTACGTAGCTGGCAGGAAGCTGTTTGGAAAGGCCCATTTCTAAATCTTACTGAGGAAAAAAGCACTGATATTGCTGATTTATGGTCCGAATACAAAAGAGTAATTCAATTTAAGGAATCAAGAGGATATCTTTGGGTTTTTCTGACTAGCTCAATCTCTCTGGCATTGACCTTATATGCTTTTTGGGAGTTGGGTTACTTAAACTTTCCTGCGCGCGGAGTTATTACATTATATGGGCACTATTTTCTTGTAACGCTTCAGTTTTTCTTGTTGTGGGGCTTGATTTTTTGGGTTGCATACGAAGCAATTGCTTGCAAGCAGCTTATTGAAGGCATCGAATTGGACCAAACTAGGGCCTGTTAACACAATCTGATTGCTTCGACGATGAGAGCGAAGTGGATAAAGGAGATGAAGACGACATCGAGCTTATCGAACCTGGAGAAGATGCGGCGAAATCCCTTGAGCCTTCTGAACAATCGTTCGATCTCGTTGCGTTTTTTGTACATGGCACGGTTGTATTCCCAGGGTGACAAGCGATTTGCTTTGGGCGGAACAACCGGGATGTAACCCAAATCTAGTGCCAGTTGCCGGGTTTGGTCGCCCTCATAAGCACGATCCATCAGCAGGTAGGTGGGCGTATTGACGGGACCGAGGGAAAGCAAAAGCTGCCTGCCCTCTGGCGCATCGTGGGCGTGACCGGGCGAGAGGGCAAAGCCTATGGTTGTTCTGGAATCTGCGGCAACCAGATGAATTTTGGTGGTCCATCCACCTCGAGATTTTCCGATGGATTGGGGGCCGTTTTTTTTAACGCACCCGTACCGTCGGGATGGACTTTGATGCTGGTGCTGTCCAGCGAAACAGTTTCAATACGGATACGGATGATTTGCTGATGCTGAAGTTGCCCAAATACATGGCTCAGTACACCACTCTTTGCCCAGCGATTCATGCGGGTATAGATGGTATGCCAGTTGCCGAATCGCTTGGGCAGTCCTCGCCACTTGCAGCCATGCTCGGCAACGTAAAGAATGGCATTGAGAACTTGCAGATTGGAATGGCTGACGTTGCCACGCTGACGCGGCAGGCAGTGCTCGATCTGTTGATATTGAGTTTCGGTGATTTCCATCACCAAATTATATCAAATAGCGTTAACAGGCCCTAATTCAAATAAAACAGTATGGTCACCGGAAGTGCGCAAACAACAATCAGTAATGACGGGACTTCCGGTAGGCATGCTAAATCCCTATTTACATTTTTTACTGATTACCAAGCTGGTAAAAAGTATCAATAATTTGATTTATATGCCATTTATTTTGATGCTGATCATAGCGATTGGCCGCAGTAATCTCTTTGACAATCTGGGTTTCTCACCGGCTTTAATCGTTGTGTATCTCCTGGCATCCGTATATCTAATTACTATTTTGTATTTACTGAGAAAAAGCGCTGAGAAGCAGTGTGGAATGGTAGTGCAATACTATGAAGACTACCGGATGCACTTGGTAGCAATGTCATCCAGTAAATTAAGCAAAGCAGATAACTTACTGACCGAGATTCGCAGTGCCAAGCAAAGCACTTTTTTGCCAATCGTGCAGCGGCCCGCATTACTTGCGCTGTTACTGCCCGGTGGTGGTATCGGCTTAACAAGCATCATCGAATACTTGTACAATTGAGACCGGATCTTGTAGAGCACAAGATATTTGAATTATTTTTAAGGGTTTTGATATTAAATGAAAATGTGTGCTGGCAAACCGGATTATTTACAATCCGCGATCAAGTTTTCCCCGGTTTTATTTTGCTTGGCAGCGTTGAATGCCAATGCCACCGGTTTCATCACCGGCGAACAGCAGCTTTCCGTTAAGGAAAAACGCGCCGGTGAAGCGTATTACCGGGCGGATTCAAAATGGATGATTTATCAGGCGGAAGTGGCGGATGATAATCCATTTTATCAGATTTTCCTGAAAAATATCGGCAGCGGTGCTGTGACGCAGGTGTCGCCGGGTAGCGGCAAAACCACGTGCGCGTGGGTGCATCCGGCACAGGAAAAGGTATTGTTTTCGTCAACGCATGACGACAAGGAAGCCAAAGCTAAAATGGCTGCCGAGATCGAGCGCCGCAATGCGGGTGAGCAGAAGTCTTACGCGTGGGATTACGATGAGTACTACGATATTTACGAAACCGATTTCACCGGCGGAAATATCAAGAATCTGACCAAAACTTTGGGTTACGATGCCGAAGCGTCGTGGTCACCGGATGGCAAGTTGATCGCGTTTGCTTCCAACCGC
The DNA window shown above is from Nitrosomonas sp. Is35 and carries:
- a CDS encoding IS5 family transposase (programmed frameshift) gives rise to the protein MEITETQYQQIEHCLPRQRGNVSHSNLQVLNAILYVAEHGCKWRGLPKRFGNWHTIYTRMNRWAKSGVLSHVFGQLQHQQIIRIRIETVSLDSTSIKVHPDGTGAFKKNGPQSIGKSRGGWTTKIHLVAADSRTTIGFALSPGHAHDAPEGRQLLLSLGPVNTPTYLLMDRAYEGDQTRQLALDLGYIPVVPPKANRLSPWEYNRAMYKKRNEIERLFRRLKGFRRIFSRFDKLDVVFISFIHFALIVEAIRLC
- a CDS encoding biopolymer transporter Tol, whose product is MKMCAGKPDYLQSAIKFSPVLFCLAALNANATGFITGEQQLSVKEKRAGEAYYRADSKWMIYQAEVADDNPFYQIFLKNIGSGAVTQVSPGSGKTTCAWVHPAQEKVLFSSTHDDKEAKAKMAAEIERRNAGEQKSYAWDYDEYYDIYETDFTGGNIKNLTKTLGYDAEASWSPDGKLIAFASNRRAYSGELTEEEAALFKANPASMIDIYIMDADGSNVKRLTQTKSYDGGPFFSPDGKRIVWRRFSDNGREAEIFTMNIDGTDQKQITRLNAMSWAPFYHPSGKYIIFATNLHGHRNFELYIVDTDGQKEPVRVTDKEGFDGLPVFTPDGNYITWTSDRTPGKKGLLFHGKWDHQKALESLSLK